The Xenopus tropicalis strain Nigerian chromosome 2, UCB_Xtro_10.0, whole genome shotgun sequence genome window below encodes:
- the fam72a gene encoding protein FAM72A isoform X1, with product MRAQLLAGTDQEMFSTDIPPTKAVDFVGSCYFLEACKCKLKNIACLKCGNEVGYHVVAPCQHCLLSCNNGHFWMFQSKSVCGTARSDASGTNMLLWRDLPDTDEEHEELFIGREEDQEQYLR from the exons ATGAGGGCCCAGCTACTGGCGGGTACAGACCAGGAGATGTTTTCCACTGATATTCCTCCCACCAA ggCTGTAGACTTTGTGGGAAGCTGTTATTTCTTGGAAGCATGCAAATGCAAACTGAAAAATATTGCATGTCTGAAATG TGGTAATGAAGTTGGCTACCATGTGGTAGCTCCATGCCAGCACTGCCTCCTGTCCTGTAACAATGGACATTTCTGGATGTTCCAAAGCAAGTCGGTTTGTGGTACTGCCCGGTCAGATGCTTCAG GAACAAATATGTTGCTTTGGCGAGACCTTCCAGATACAGATGAGGAGCATGAAGAACTGTTCATTGGCCGAGAAGAAGACCAAGAACAGTACCTGAGATAG
- the fam72a gene encoding protein FAM72A, producing MSNGTFTFKDRCVSVLCCRFCDQVLSIRGMRAQLLAGTDQEMFSTDIPPTKAVDFVGSCYFLEACKCKLKNIACLKCGNEVGYHVVAPCQHCLLSCNNGHFWMFQSKSVCGTARSDASGTNMLLWRDLPDTDEEHEELFIGREEDQEQYLR from the exons ATGTCAAATGGGACCTTCACCTTTAAAGACAGGTGTGTTTCTGTGCTGTGCTGCAGGTTCTGTGATCAGGTGCTGAGCATCCGAGGAATGAGGGCCCAGCTACTGGCGGGTACAGACCAGGAGATGTTTTCCACTGATATTCCTCCCACCAA ggCTGTAGACTTTGTGGGAAGCTGTTATTTCTTGGAAGCATGCAAATGCAAACTGAAAAATATTGCATGTCTGAAATG TGGTAATGAAGTTGGCTACCATGTGGTAGCTCCATGCCAGCACTGCCTCCTGTCCTGTAACAATGGACATTTCTGGATGTTCCAAAGCAAGTCGGTTTGTGGTACTGCCCGGTCAGATGCTTCAG GAACAAATATGTTGCTTTGGCGAGACCTTCCAGATACAGATGAGGAGCATGAAGAACTGTTCATTGGCCGAGAAGAAGACCAAGAACAGTACCTGAGATAG